A genomic region of Phragmites australis chromosome 2, lpPhrAust1.1, whole genome shotgun sequence contains the following coding sequences:
- the LOC133909947 gene encoding uncharacterized protein LOC133909947, whose translation MEKMNVAASRKPGDWSCRSCQYLNFCKRDACQRCGEAKLGAERTDYAALGGDWDVKPGDWYCCCCGAHNYASRGSCFKCPTARNDAAAVAQGWGFTAAGQAGMKSGDWICPRLGCNVQNYANRTECFRCNMPRSYCG comes from the exons ATGGAGAAGATGAACGTGGCGGCGAGCAGGAAGCCCGGCGACTGGAGCTGCCGGTCGTGCCAGTACCTCAATTTCTGCAAGCGGGACGCGTGCCAGCGCTGCGGCGAGGCGAAGCTGGGCGCGGAGCGGACGGACTACGCCGCGCTGGGCGGCGACTGGGACGTCAAGCCGGGCGACtggtactgctgctgctgcggcgccCACAACTACGCCTCCCGCGGCAGCTGCTTCAAGTGCCCCACCGCCAGGAACgatgccgccgccgtcgcgcagGGCTGGGGATTCACCGCCGCCGGCCAGGCCGGGATGAAGTCCGGCGACTGGATCTGCCCAAG ACTGGGTTGCAACGTGCAGAACTACGCCAACCGAACCGAGTGCTTCAGGTGCAATATGCCCAGATCATACTGCG GTTGA